A genome region from Bufo gargarizans isolate SCDJY-AF-19 chromosome 2, ASM1485885v1, whole genome shotgun sequence includes the following:
- the LOC122926185 gene encoding olfactory receptor 6N2-like produces MERWNTTVTEFILVGFPTLYGYGPLLFACLLLIYILTIAGNVTIFVIVRLDSRLHTPMYFFISSLSFLEIWYTAVTIPKMLINLLVPRKSIHFNSCLLQTYFFHSLGASECYLLTTMAYDRYLAICHPLYYPSIMNSRMTLKLVVACFSLGFLCPITEVILISRLPFCGSNEIQHIFCDFPPLLSLACTDTYMNVLADFVINSFIILVTFTFIMISYIRIIIAILKIRTSTGRIKAFSTCVAHLSVVLLFFTCIVFMYVRLTKSYSLYYDRVLAVIYSVLTPILNPFIYSLRNKEIRLALKRLCAKIISNSVTEQTLE; encoded by the coding sequence ATGGAACGATGGAATACTACTGTCACTGAATTCATTCTTGTAGGATTCCCCACACTCTATGGATATGGACCATTGCTCTTCGCCTGTCTACTTCTCATTTACATTCTTACCATTGCCGGCAATGTAACGATATTTGTTATTGTGCGGTTGGACTCACGTCTACATACACCTATGTACTTTTTTATCAGTAGTTTATCCTTCCTAGAAATTTGGTACACGGCAGTTACCATCCCAAAGATGTTAATTAATCTCCTGGTACCGCGAAAGAGTATACATTTTAATAGCTGTCTGTTGCAGACCTATTTCTTCCATTCTCTTGGAGCCAGTGAGTGCTATCTCCTCACTACCATGGCCTATGACCGCTATTTGGCAATTTGCCATCCACTGTATTACCCTTCCATCATGAACTCCAGAATGACTTTAAAGTTAGTAGTCGCCTGCTTTAGTCTGGGTTTTCTGTGCCCCATTACTGAAGTCATCCTTATTTCTCGATTACCCTTCTGTGGGAGCAATGAAATTCAGCATATCTTCTGTGACTTCCCACCGTTGCTCAGTTTGGCTTGCACTGACACTTACATGAATGTTCTTGCAGATTTTGTCATCAATAGCTTTATTATATTAGTGACATTCACTTTCATAATGATTTCCTATATTAGGATAATTATAGCTATCCTCAAAATAAGGACCTCTACTGGGCGAATTAAGGCATTCTCCACCTGTGTGGCCCACCTGAGTGTAGTCCTCTTGTTTTTCACCTGTATTGTGTTCATGTATGTCCGGCTTACCAAGAGTTACTCTTTGTACTATGACCGTGTTCTAGCTGTTATTTATTCAGTGCTTACCCCTATATTAAATCCTTTCATTTATAGCCTGAGGAACAAGGAGATCAGGTTGGCTTTAAAGCGTTTGTGTGCCAAAATTATTTCAAACTCTGTAACAGAGCAGACATtggaataa
- the LOC122926186 gene encoding olfactory receptor 6N1-like: MERISNSSRVNEIVLHGFPNLQRFHVLLFSLLLIIYLFIISGNAIILLVICRESSLHSPMYFFIAALSCLEICYTAVTIPKMLADLLEDEKKISFNGCLVQAYFLHALGAAECYILTVMAYDRYLAICKPLRYSSIMTTDLYVKLVATCFIVGILSPVIETILISLLPFCGLNLIENVFCDFPPLISLACTDTRLYIMVEFIISSFIILLTSAFILFSYIRIIYIILKVKSKDGRQKAFSTCGAHLIVVTMFFSSIGFMYIRVTKSYSVEYDRAVGLTYAVFTPLANPIIYGLRNQEIKKFLHKYLLIEHFLCFHMA; the protein is encoded by the coding sequence ATGGAAAGAATCTCCAATAGTAGCAGAGTTAATGAAATTGTGTTACATGGATTTCCAAACCTTCAGCGCTTCCATGTtcttcttttttccctccttctAATCATCTACTTGTTCATTATTTCTGGCAATGCCATAATACTGCTCGTGATCTGCAGAGAGTCCTCCCTACACTCCCCCATGTACTTCTTTATCGCGGCTTTATCttgtttggaaatttgctataCGGCCGTCACAATTCCAAAAATGTTGGCTGATCTCTTGGAAGACGAGAAGAAGATTTCTTTCAATGGATGCCTTGTGCAGGCCTATTTCCTTCATGCTCTTGGAGCAGCAGAGTGCTATATCCTCACAGTTATGGCGTATGACCGATATTTGGCCATCTGTAAGCCATTAAGATACTCATCTATTATGACTACTGATCTATATGTCAAATTAGTTGCCACCTGTTTCATTGTAGGCATTCTAAGCCCAGTGATTGAAACCATCTTAATTTCTCTCCTTCCATTTTGTGGTTTAAACCTTATTGAGAATGTATTCTGTGACTTCCCCCCATTAATCTCTTTAGCATGCACCGATACTCGGTTGTATATAATGGTCGAATTCATCATCAGCTCCTTTATTATCCTCCTCACTTCGGCTTTCATTCTTTTCTCTTACATCCGGATAATATACATTATCTTAAAGGTTAAGTCCAAAGATGGACGGCAGAAAGCCTTCTCTACCTGCGGAGCACATCTTATTGTTGTTACTATGTTTTTCAGTAGCATTGGTTTTATGTATATACGAGTTACAAAAAGTTACTCTGTAGAGTATGACAGGGCTGTGGGTCTCACCTATGCGGTCTTTACCCCACTAGCTAACCCCATCATCTATGGGCTGAGAAATCAGGAAATTAAAAAATTCCTTCATAAATATTTACTGATTGAACATTTTTTATGTTTCCATATGGCATAG